The DNA window ATTTCggataaaacaaaataaaggaaGGTTTGGAGGTTATTAATAtctcattaatatatttattttactcactaaataaatatattaattaaccCGTGGATGATTTGATAtactaaacttaaaaaatcaaaatcaatagtcctaattaaatgtaattaataaattaataaattattatattattttccaaaaacaggtattaaagatatttttgttattatttgaaacaagtcttaaaagaaactaaatcgttaacacaataaataataaaaaagaaaaaagaaaaaatagacaggtaaatacaaaatatgcTAGTGGGTGTGGGGCCATGAGTATTGCAAAGAGGGACACGCATCACAACCAAAACCCTAGATCGTCATTGGAAATGAAATCTTATATAAGAAATGAAAGTGCGGCCTCACCTCACCGATTGTAACCCTAAATCCTTCTCCACTTTCCTTGCTTACTCCCTTCTGTCCTCTATCAACCTTCACACTTTTATCCTAATTTCTCATTCTTTCCTCAGCCGTTTTCAATCCGTCGGACTGTTTTTTTCTTCGCCGGCGTAGATGATGTCCGACGAGGAAAGGGAGGAGAAGGAGCTCGATCTTACTTCTCCTGAAGTAGTCACCAAATACAAAAGCGCCGCTGAGATTGCCAACAGTAACACTCCatcccctctctctctatctcacATCAGTTTAAATTTGGTTAATCGAGCCCTGTTTTTGCTTGATGTTTATACCGAAAATTGGTGTATTCTATGTGGAAACGTGTGTTTTAAGTGATCAAATGGATGTTTATGCAGAGGCATTGCAGTTGGTGATATCCGAATgcaaaccaaaagcaaagatTGTTGACGTTTGCGAGAAAGGGGATTCATTCATTAGAGAGTAAGAGTTTAGTTTTATTAAAGTTGAAGGATCTATTTACTTTCTGATCGCGCTTGTTCAAGTCAATTCAATGCTTTTGATTGTTCTTCAATGTCATCCCGCAGAGCGTTTTATCAACTGCCTAATTTAATGGGGTCTTCTCTctgtgttttttgtttctctcttgttGGGCATAGGCAAACTGGCAATGTGTACAAAAATGCcaagaagaagattgaaaGAGGTGTTGCTTTTCCAACTTGCATTTCTGTTAACAACACTGTATGTCACTTCTCACCCCTTTCATCCGACGCGACAGTGTTGGAAGAGGGCGATATAGTTAAGATGTAAGCTGTACTAATGTATTTGGGTAACTCAGTTGTTACACTAATGATGGAATTATAAAACCATGGTGGAATTTTGTCTTAATGCAGTGACTTAGGTTGTCATATTGACGGGTTTATTGCTGTGGTCGCTCATACTCATGTGCTCCAAGAAGGTCCCGTTACAGGAAGAGCTGCCGATGTTATTGCAGCTGCTAACACTGCAGCCGAAGTTGCGTTGAGGCTCGTGAGGCCTGGAAAAAAGGTAACCTGTTATGCTGTTGagctataaattttaattcgtTTGGACTTGATGTAAAATTTTTGAGTCTGTCGGTCAATCTAAatcatgatattttttaaaagtatgttGTGAATATCTGGATATTTAAATTCTACTAAATGAATGTtgatttttctgtttatttgaAAGGCAACTTTGCCGAGGTAATCAgttgtttcttttgatttcCTCTTTTCCCTGTTGCCTACATGAACTATGGCCATATTTGGAGTAACACTAGGTAGGCATGGATAGTTATCCATAGTCAAACCTATTATGTCCAACATTGGCCCAAATCATTTTACCTGTGGTTTTATCATAGTTTTTCTATGCCAAATTCCTTTTTACAACCATTTTAGTGTATATTACGGAATATGGAGGTGcctaaaacaaattaatttttagtaaatatttGTACACCTCAGTGAGCTTAGAACACTTTTTCCTACATTGCCTTTGTGCGGCAACATGGTCTCTACTTGATGATAACTACCGTGGCTATGGATTGCATCCAGTGACGCCTTTTCATGTCATAGTTACACTGATAGAGAATCATGGTCTTGACGTGGTTTTTTACAAGGTTTAGGAACCTAGGAAATTTTTTCCCCATGTTTTCTTGATAAAAACAAATCCATTTGTTACTAGAACATTTTTTTCCTACATTGTCTTTGTATAACACATGGTCTCTACTTGATGATAACTACAATGGCTATGGATTGTATCCAATGAAGCCTTTTCATGTCATAGTTACACTGATAGAGTATCATGGACTTAAGGTGACTGTTTCAAGGCTTAGGATCCTGTGGTTCCTCTCCTGTTTTGTTGCTTTGAAATATTCTGTCTGTTAGAATTATTTAGTCTACACTGCCTCTGCGTGGCAACATGGTCTCTACTTGATGATAACTACAATGGCTATGGATTGCATCCGATGAAGCCTTTTCATGTCATAGTTACACTGATAGAGTATCGTGGACCTAAAGTGATTTTGTTTCCAGTTTTAGGATCCTGGGGTTCCTCTcctgttttcttgttttgaaaattttcgttTATTAGAATTCTTTATTCGTGGCAACATGGTCTCTACTTGATGATAACTACAATGGCTATGGATTGCATCCGATGAAGCCTTTTCATGTCATAGTTACACTGATAGAGTATCGTGGACCTAAAGTGATTTTGTTTCCAGTTTTAGGATCCTGGGGTTCCTCTcctgttttcttgttttgaaaattttcgttTATTAGAATTCTTTATTCGTGGCAACATGGTCTCTACTTGATGATAACTACAATGGCTATGGATTGCATCCAATGAAGCCTTTTCATGTCATAGTTACACTGATAGAGTATCATGGACTTTCATTGGTTTGATTTCAATGTTTAGGAACTTGggataaacaaaattttgagtgctgttgttttctcatttatttcgAAGTATTGCCAATTAGATAACCACGTGTGTGGCCTTTTGAAAAGAGGCAGTCACCCATTTCAATTCTCTATTAAActtcttttctatttctttttttcactcttttGATAAAACTTCATTTTACAGAACAAGGATGTTACAGAAGCAATTCAAAAGGTTGCTGCATCTTATGACTGCAAAATCGTCGAAGGTGTTCTTAGCCATCAGCTGAAGCAGTTTGTGATTGATGGGAACAAGGTTGTATTGAGCGTTGCCAATCCTGAGACGAGGGTTGATGAAGCAGAATTTGAGGAGAACGAGGTGTACTCAATAGATATAGTTACAAGCACAGGAGAAGGAAAGCCCAAGTTGTTGGATGAGAAGCAGACAACTATTTATAAAAGAGCTGTGGACAGGAACTATCATTTAAAGATGAAAGCCTCTAGATTTATTTTCAGTGAAATAACTCAGAAGTTTCCTATAATGCCTTTCTCAGCAAGGTTCGTTATGCTTCTCATATGGCCACTgtcaatatttttgtttctgcaCCTCTATTGTTAATTCATATAATCTCATAATTGCTGCAGGGCTTTGGAAGAGAAAAGGGCTCGGCTTGGATTGGTGGAATGTGTTAACCATGATCTTTTGCAGCCATACCCTGTTCTTCATGAGAAGCCTGGTGAGGCTGATTATGTTTGAGTTTCCTTTTGGCCTAAGCATTTCAATTCTTCTTTTGCTGCATGGCTAAATTCATTGTGTGTATATCAGGTGATTACGTTGCTCATATCAAATTCACCGTTTTGCTGATGCCTAATGGATCCGATCGAGTCACATCTCATCCCCTGCAGGATCTGCAGCCTACAAAAACAATTGAGGATCCTGAAATCAAGGCATGGTTGGCATTGGGCAcgaagacaaagaaaaagggtggcggaaagaagaagaaaggttaGCTAACAGACAGACcgcaaaaacatttttttttgccaTTGACATAATGTTTTCCGATGTActgttttggttttgaaaagATAATAGGTTGGTCTGACAATACTTTTCCAACCACTCTTTACCAACAACCAACGGACATGTTTcggataatatttgatttgatcTTCTGAACATTTACTCCGTTGTTGGCAGGTAAGAAGGGAGACAAAACAGAGGACCCTAAAGATGCTGATGAGCCTATGGATGCCACAGTCAATGGTGGTGCCTCCCAAGAATGAGCACCCAAAAACCACACtctaaaaaagaagtaaaaggaCAAAACAGGAAATCCCCCTTcgctttttctttcttgaaatttGGCTTTACCTCGTTTGTACACACAATGAGCAGGTGATGGTTGCCAGATTTAAAGTGGTGAAACGTTCTTTATTAATGAATCCAACTTCTCTTTTGTATGGTTGACATACTTGGATTTTGATAGTCGGTGAGATGTGCGACTGAATCACCCTAATCTATTTTGTTTactcttttatcttttcattcgtTCCTGCTGTCTTTAAaccctgttttttttttttttttgttaaccaTCTTTTATTTCGACCGCAGACGGATAAActcgtatttatttttctatgttGTGTGTTAATATGTGAATGCTCAGAGGAAAATCGGTGTCGATATAActtcttctttaaaaaattatagaaattttaaaattttgtttcgtGGAATTAAAAATTCTCTCGTTTAACATGCATACACGCTTTCTAAAGTTATATTCTGATGACTATAATTGCATGTTTTTATGTCGATAGTTTTAGTTGATGTCGTCAGAAAGGTTCTCTTATGGAAAATCAAAGTGTCAAAaaggtttcttttttcatcCAAATGGCTAAAAGGCATGCTCTGCTTCATGATCGGACGCAAGTTTCTTGAAATACCAAAATTGGCAATGCTTTGATTCATGACGTGCTTAAAAGTCCCACATAGACAAGATAAGGCTGTAAACAGGTTACACAGTCAGAGGAAGTAAGGCAGAAATTGGTTTATCCTGGCTGGCTTCAAACACAGGCACAGCTGACCAAGTTCCAGGAACGGATCTAAAATTTTACCGTCACAATTATTCATTACATAGACAAGATAAAGCTGTAAACAGTACTACTACTACTTAATGCTATCTGCGACTGTTATAAGCAAAGAGCAAACGGATTTGAAAAGTTGGAATTGGATTTACATAATGTCGCAATAAAACGTTCCACTCTGCCATTATTGGTTCTTGAAAGactgcaaaaagaaaattcgaaTAAGGCGTGAGGATATATGTCTATGCTgttcaaaataagaaagatCTAAGCTGTAAGAAGAGTCTCACATCAAAATTTTTGGAGAGATCTTTCACTTGTTCCGCAAGTTCTTGCTTCTTCTGAGAAGCTGCAAGACAATTCCAAGGTCTTGTTAGCATAAGTTAAATCAGTGAAACAAAAACCTT is part of the Cucurbita pepo subsp. pepo cultivar mu-cu-16 chromosome LG03, ASM280686v2, whole genome shotgun sequence genome and encodes:
- the LOC111790804 gene encoding ERBB-3 BINDING PROTEIN 1-like gives rise to the protein MMSDEEREEKELDLTSPEVVTKYKSAAEIANKALQLVISECKPKAKIVDVCEKGDSFIREQTGNVYKNAKKKIERGVAFPTCISVNNTVCHFSPLSSDATVLEEGDIVKIDLGCHIDGFIAVVAHTHVLQEGPVTGRAADVIAAANTAAEVALRLVRPGKKNKDVTEAIQKVAASYDCKIVEGVLSHQLKQFVIDGNKVVLSVANPETRVDEAEFEENEVYSIDIVTSTGEGKPKLLDEKQTTIYKRAVDRNYHLKMKASRFIFSEITQKFPIMPFSARALEEKRARLGLVECVNHDLLQPYPVLHEKPGDYVAHIKFTVLLMPNGSDRVTSHPLQDLQPTKTIEDPEIKAWLALGTKTKKKGGGKKKKGKKGDKTEDPKDADEPMDATVNGGASQE